A region from the Campylobacter subantarcticus LMG 24377 genome encodes:
- a CDS encoding HAD family hydrolase: MLRKTILFDLDGTLIDSTSAILDGFDAAFRAFDQPLRDHEVVKSLIGFPLDVAFEKLGVKKEKTSEYINAYRSVYQQIYIKQTSLLTFAKKSVQEASLIADLAVVTTKSSKFSKPLLDHLGIGKYFKVIIGRDDVVHPKPHAEPILLALEKLSKDKENAFMIGDTHLDIMAAVEAGITPVAVSSGYESKESLRQFKTLLFDNTYEAIEYIKNIR; encoded by the coding sequence TTGCTAAGAAAAACAATTTTATTTGACCTAGATGGCACTTTGATAGATTCTACAAGTGCCATTTTAGATGGTTTTGATGCTGCTTTTAGAGCATTTGATCAGCCATTGAGAGATCATGAGGTCGTCAAATCATTGATAGGTTTTCCTTTAGATGTAGCTTTTGAAAAACTTGGAGTCAAAAAGGAAAAAACAAGCGAGTATATCAATGCATATAGAAGTGTATATCAGCAAATTTATATAAAACAAACATCTTTACTTACCTTTGCAAAAAAAAGTGTTCAAGAAGCAAGTTTGATTGCCGATTTAGCTGTTGTGACGACTAAAAGTTCTAAATTTTCTAAACCATTGCTAGATCATTTGGGGATAGGTAAGTATTTTAAAGTTATTATAGGTAGAGATGATGTAGTTCATCCTAAACCACATGCTGAACCCATTTTATTAGCTTTGGAAAAATTATCTAAAGACAAAGAAAATGCATTTATGATCGGTGATACTCATTTGGATATTATGGCAGCTGTTGAAGCGGGTATTACACCTGTAGCAGTTAGTAGTGGTTATGAGAGTAAAGAAAGTTTGCGCCAATTTAAAACTTTATTATTTGATAATACCTATGAAGCAATAGAGTATATAAAAAATATCCGATAA
- the nifJ gene encoding pyruvate:ferredoxin (flavodoxin) oxidoreductase, which translates to MSKIMKTMDGNEAAAYAAYAFTEVAGIYPITPSSPMADYTDIWASQGKKNLFGVPVKVVEMQSEAGAAGTVHGSLQAGALTTTYTASQGLLLKIPNMYKIAGQLLPGVIHVAARALASQALSIFGDHQDIYAAKQTGFAMLCSHSVQESMDLAGVAHLAAIKGRVPFMHFFDGFRTSHEIQKIEVMDYAHFDRLLDREALLEFRNSCLNPENPKTRGTAQNDDIYFQTRELANKYYEAIPDIVNEYMQEISKITGREYKPFVYYGDKNATRIVVAMGSVTEALKEVVDYLNSKGEKVGVLKVHLYRPFSLKYLFDVMPQSVEKIAVLDRTKEPGSLGEPLYLDLKTAYYGKEKAPLIVGGRYGLSSKDVDPAQLLAVFENLNQANPKDGFTIGINDDVTFTSLPVGEKISLGDESTIECLFYGLGADGTVGANKNSIKIIGDKTDFYAQAYFAYDSKKSGGYTRSHLRFSKKPITSTYLVSTPHFVACSVAAYLEIYDVLAGIRKGGTFLLNSIWSAEETVKKIPNTVKRVLAQKEINFYIINATKLAREIGLGSRTNTIMQSAFFKLANIIPFEDAQKYMKEFAYKSYSKKGDAIVEMNYKAIDVGADGLVKVDIDPSWANLADETKEETIAYKGTEFVEKIAKPMNAAKGDDLPVSAFLGYEDGSFEHGTTEYEKRGVGVMVPRWIEANCIQCNQCASVCPHAVIRPFLINEEELNNAPEGVKEHSLNAKGVKDQKLNFKIQVSPLDCTGCELCVHECPTKEKSLVMVPLGEELDHGEQDNADYLFKKVSYKDNILNRENAKGIQFAQPLFEFHGACPGCGETPYITLITRLFGERMIIANATGCSSIYGGSAPSTPYRKSNKNGHGPAWGNSLFEDNAEFGLGMKIATETTRHKIEHIMNESMQEVPNALSALYKEWIANKEDSKISLELRDKLVPLLEENKQIKSVNDILELKSYLSKKSHWIFGGDGWAYDIGYGGLDHVLASGENVNILVLDTEVYSNTGGQSSKSSRTGSVAQFAAAGKPVQKKDLGQIAMTYGYIFVAQVNSNANYAQLLKAVMAAETYDGPSLIIAYSPCIAHGIKGGLGNSGNQAELATKCGYWPTYIYDPRLEAEGKNPLTISSKEPDWDLYENFLMNEVRYTSLKKSNPEQAKEFFERNKADAQRRYRQLKRLASADFSNEN; encoded by the coding sequence ATGAGTAAAATAATGAAAACAATGGATGGTAACGAAGCAGCAGCATATGCTGCTTATGCGTTTACAGAGGTTGCTGGAATTTATCCTATCACTCCAAGTTCTCCTATGGCTGATTATACTGATATATGGGCTTCTCAGGGTAAAAAAAATCTTTTTGGAGTGCCGGTTAAAGTTGTAGAAATGCAAAGTGAAGCGGGTGCAGCAGGAACAGTTCATGGTTCTTTGCAAGCGGGTGCTTTAACAACTACTTACACTGCTTCTCAAGGTCTTTTATTAAAAATACCAAATATGTATAAAATAGCAGGACAGCTTTTACCTGGTGTGATCCATGTAGCAGCTAGAGCTTTGGCTTCTCAAGCGCTTTCTATTTTTGGGGATCATCAAGATATTTATGCTGCAAAACAAACAGGTTTTGCTATGCTTTGCTCACATTCTGTGCAAGAAAGTATGGATTTAGCAGGTGTAGCTCACTTAGCAGCCATTAAAGGTAGAGTGCCTTTTATGCATTTTTTTGATGGTTTTAGAACTTCTCATGAAATTCAAAAAATTGAAGTAATGGATTATGCGCATTTTGATCGTTTGCTTGACCGTGAGGCTTTATTGGAGTTTAGAAATTCCTGTTTAAATCCGGAAAATCCAAAAACAAGAGGTACGGCACAAAATGATGATATTTATTTCCAAACAAGAGAATTGGCAAATAAATACTATGAAGCTATTCCTGATATTGTTAATGAATATATGCAAGAAATTTCAAAAATCACAGGAAGAGAATACAAGCCTTTTGTGTATTATGGAGATAAAAATGCAACGCGCATTGTAGTTGCAATGGGTTCGGTGACTGAAGCTTTAAAAGAAGTTGTAGATTACCTCAATAGCAAAGGTGAAAAAGTAGGAGTTTTAAAAGTCCATTTATATAGACCATTTAGTTTGAAATACTTGTTTGATGTAATGCCTCAAAGTGTTGAAAAAATAGCTGTTTTAGACAGAACTAAAGAACCAGGAAGTTTAGGTGAGCCACTTTATTTAGACTTAAAAACTGCATACTATGGCAAAGAAAAGGCACCTTTAATCGTTGGTGGTAGATATGGACTTTCTTCAAAAGATGTTGATCCTGCTCAACTTCTAGCGGTTTTTGAAAACCTAAATCAAGCTAATCCAAAAGATGGTTTTACCATAGGAATTAATGATGATGTAACTTTTACTTCATTGCCTGTGGGAGAAAAAATTTCTTTAGGTGATGAAAGCACTATAGAATGTTTATTCTATGGCCTTGGTGCTGATGGTACTGTAGGTGCAAACAAAAACTCTATTAAAATCATAGGGGATAAAACAGACTTTTATGCGCAAGCTTATTTTGCTTATGATTCTAAAAAATCAGGTGGTTACACAAGAAGTCACTTGAGATTTTCTAAAAAGCCTATCACTTCAACTTATTTAGTTTCTACTCCGCATTTTGTAGCGTGTTCTGTGGCTGCGTATTTAGAAATTTATGATGTTTTAGCTGGCATTAGAAAAGGTGGAACTTTCCTTTTAAATAGTATTTGGAGTGCAGAAGAAACTGTTAAGAAAATTCCAAATACAGTAAAAAGAGTTTTAGCGCAAAAAGAAATCAATTTTTATATCATCAATGCTACAAAATTAGCTAGAGAAATAGGTTTAGGTAGTAGAACAAATACAATCATGCAATCAGCATTTTTTAAACTAGCTAATATCATTCCTTTTGAAGATGCACAAAAATACATGAAAGAATTTGCATATAAATCGTATAGTAAAAAAGGTGATGCGATAGTTGAAATGAACTATAAAGCCATTGATGTAGGTGCAGATGGACTTGTAAAAGTTGACATTGATCCTTCTTGGGCAAATTTAGCAGATGAGACAAAAGAAGAAACCATAGCTTATAAAGGTACTGAATTTGTTGAAAAAATCGCAAAACCTATGAATGCAGCTAAAGGTGATGATTTGCCAGTTTCGGCATTTTTGGGCTATGAAGATGGTAGTTTTGAGCATGGAACGACTGAATATGAAAAAAGAGGCGTTGGGGTTATGGTGCCAAGATGGATTGAGGCTAATTGTATTCAATGTAATCAGTGTGCTTCAGTGTGCCCGCATGCAGTTATTAGACCATTCTTGATTAATGAAGAAGAGTTAAATAATGCTCCAGAGGGTGTAAAGGAGCATAGTCTTAATGCTAAAGGCGTAAAAGATCAGAAATTAAACTTTAAAATTCAAGTTTCACCACTTGATTGTACAGGTTGTGAGCTTTGCGTGCATGAGTGTCCAACTAAAGAAAAATCTTTAGTAATGGTGCCGCTGGGTGAAGAGCTTGATCATGGTGAACAAGACAATGCGGATTATTTATTCAAAAAAGTAAGTTATAAAGATAATATCTTAAATAGAGAAAATGCCAAAGGTATTCAATTTGCGCAGCCTTTATTTGAATTCCATGGTGCGTGTCCAGGTTGTGGGGAAACTCCTTATATTACTTTAATCACGAGATTATTTGGCGAAAGAATGATTATTGCCAATGCGACAGGTTGTAGTTCTATTTATGGTGGCTCAGCTCCTTCGACTCCATATAGAAAAAGCAACAAAAACGGACATGGACCCGCATGGGGCAATTCTTTGTTCGAAGATAATGCAGAGTTTGGTTTGGGTATGAAAATAGCAACTGAAACCACAAGACATAAAATCGAACATATTATGAATGAAAGCATGCAAGAAGTTCCTAATGCACTTTCTGCATTATATAAAGAGTGGATTGCAAATAAAGAAGACTCTAAAATCTCACTAGAATTAAGAGATAAATTAGTACCATTGTTAGAAGAAAATAAACAAATTAAATCAGTGAATGATATCTTAGAATTAAAAAGCTATTTAAGTAAAAAATCACATTGGATTTTTGGTGGTGATGGTTGGGCTTATGATATAGGTTATGGCGGGCTTGATCATGTTTTAGCAAGTGGTGAAAATGTTAACATTTTAGTGCTTGATACGGAAGTATATTCAAATACTGGAGGTCAAAGCTCGAAATCTTCAAGAACAGGCTCAGTAGCTCAATTTGCTGCAGCAGGTAAGCCAGTACAGAAAAAAGACTTAGGCCAAATTGCTATGACTTATGGTTATATTTTTGTAGCTCAAGTAAATTCTAATGCAAATTATGCACAATTGTTAAAAGCAGTAATGGCCGCTGAAACATATGATGGACCTTCTTTGATTATTGCTTATTCTCCTTGTATAGCTCATGGTATTAAAGGTGGACTTGGAAATTCAGGAAATCAAGCAGAACTTGCTACAAAATGTGGATATTGGCCAACTTATATTTATGATCCACGTTTAGAAGCAGAAGGAAAAAATCCTTTAACAATTTCTTCTAAAGAGCCTGATTGGGATTTATATGAAAACTTTTTAATGAATGAAGTACGTTATACTTCATTGAAAAAATCTAATCCTGAACAAGCTAAGGAATTTTTCGAAAGAAATAAAGCAGATGCACAACGCCGTTATAGACAACTAAAGCGTTTAGCAAGTGCTGATTTTAGTAACGAAAATTAA
- a CDS encoding OmpA family protein — protein MKKIISLVSLATVLFAFDASKIEITPTFNYTTPEGNLDLKNYGGVGLRFGYHYDDLWIDQAELGIEYNDNAKYNNPSDNTHTSTSVSRFYTNAIKGIDLANHVYLYGLLGAGYEYLSHGAYENKSGMFAQYGAGLKFALGEDLALRVEARDQIKFNNGEHNLISSIGLSFYFGNNTLKAPQTTSQPLVQKVQAKKIEKSCPEPRKGALLDHIGCEKTIALEGHFGFDQSNINLEFAKQIQEVGKVLEENPQYYTILEGHTDNTGPKAYNQKLSLERANAVAKELEKTGVAKEKIITKGYGYDMPKASNDTKEGRAQNRRVEAKFFIKE, from the coding sequence ATGAAGAAAATTATAAGTTTGGTAAGTTTAGCTACTGTATTATTTGCTTTTGATGCTAGTAAAATAGAAATCACTCCAACTTTTAACTATACAACTCCAGAAGGAAATTTAGATCTTAAAAACTATGGTGGAGTGGGATTGAGATTTGGTTATCATTATGATGATTTATGGATAGATCAAGCAGAGCTTGGTATAGAATATAATGATAATGCAAAATACAACAATCCAAGTGATAATACACATACAAGTACTAGTGTATCAAGATTTTACACCAATGCAATTAAAGGTATTGATTTAGCAAATCATGTTTATTTATATGGTTTGTTGGGTGCGGGTTATGAGTATTTGAGTCATGGGGCGTATGAAAACAAAAGTGGTATGTTTGCTCAATATGGCGCAGGTTTGAAGTTTGCACTTGGAGAGGATTTAGCTTTAAGAGTAGAAGCAAGAGATCAGATTAAATTTAACAACGGCGAGCATAATTTGATTTCTAGTATTGGTTTAAGTTTTTATTTTGGTAATAACACTCTAAAAGCGCCGCAAACCACAAGTCAACCACTTGTGCAAAAAGTTCAAGCAAAAAAAATCGAAAAATCTTGTCCAGAGCCAAGAAAAGGCGCCTTGCTTGATCATATAGGATGTGAGAAAACAATAGCTCTTGAAGGACATTTTGGTTTTGATCAGAGCAATATTAATTTAGAATTTGCTAAACAAATTCAAGAAGTAGGTAAGGTTTTAGAGGAAAATCCACAATATTATACTATCTTAGAAGGACATACGGATAATACAGGCCCTAAAGCTTACAATCAAAAACTTTCCTTAGAGCGTGCAAATGCTGTAGCAAAAGAACTTGAAAAAACAGGCGTAGCTAAAGAAAAAATAATTACCAAAGGTTATGGTTATGATATGCCAAAAGCAAGTAATGATACTAAAGAAGGTCGTGCTCAAAATAGACGCGTTGAAGCAAAATTTTTCATTAAAGAGTAA
- a CDS encoding transformation system, membrane protein CtsX, with protein MKMICFSLFIYLSFVNAMDIQNESFEQNVFYEKFIHHPSYENALNLAKYFYQIKDYQKAIFWAVEANEFELLEKEAWLVFINAKLKLGKHEDALRAKEEYEKLLGNYFE; from the coding sequence ATGAAGATGATATGTTTTAGCCTTTTTATTTATTTGTCCTTTGTGAATGCAATGGATATTCAAAATGAAAGTTTTGAACAAAATGTTTTTTATGAAAAATTTATTCACCATCCAAGTTATGAGAATGCTTTAAATTTGGCTAAATACTTTTATCAAATCAAAGATTATCAAAAGGCTATTTTTTGGGCTGTTGAGGCAAATGAATTTGAGTTGTTAGAAAAAGAAGCATGGTTAGTTTTTATCAATGCTAAATTAAAGCTTGGAAAGCATGAAGATGCTTTGAGAGCTAAAGAAGAGTATGAAAAACTTTTAGGAAATTATTTTGAATGA
- the rpsI gene encoding 30S ribosomal protein S9, producing the protein MATTYATGKRKTAVAKVWVKAGSGKIIVNGMDLNTWLGGHEAIKLKVVQPLLVTKQETSMDIKATTLGGGYSAQAEALRHGISRALAAMDADFRALLKPKGLLTRDSRTVERKKYGRRKARRSPQFSKR; encoded by the coding sequence ATGGCAACAACATACGCAACAGGTAAAAGAAAAACCGCTGTAGCTAAAGTTTGGGTAAAAGCTGGTAGTGGTAAAATCATCGTTAATGGTATGGATTTAAACACTTGGCTTGGCGGACATGAGGCTATAAAATTAAAAGTAGTTCAGCCTTTATTAGTAACTAAACAAGAAACTTCTATGGATATTAAAGCGACTACCCTAGGTGGTGGTTATAGCGCTCAAGCTGAAGCTTTAAGACATGGTATTTCAAGAGCTTTAGCTGCTATGGATGCAGATTTTAGAGCGTTATTAAAACCAAAAGGACTTCTTACTAGAGATAGTAGAACTGTTGAACGTAAAAAATATGGTCGCAGAAAAGCAAGAAGAAGTCCACAATTCTCTAAACGTTAA
- a CDS encoding WG repeat-containing protein, translated as MLICKHCNMKNLEVAKFCKECGSNELYDPQAKEKLEKERQRQEELKRLEEERKKKIEEEIKIAQEEREKKLKQRKEFIIKHKSKIIASVMILILIALVSVYQYFYGGKYSRIYISELESKCHSDEASCKILQAIYKEKCDKGDGKACFANIFMNGDLIRVKIDGKWSFLDKNGEIAIEKFDYAQKFSEGLASVRLNGKYGFIDKNGEFVIKPKFDGTWNFSEGLAIIKLNEKYGFINQNGKVIIKPELDNTSYFSDGLAIIKLNEKYKIINKSGEIVAEPKIDFDSIWEFKEGLARIEINGKWGFIDKSGKIVIKPIFDGAWSFNKGLARIEINRKYGFINKSGKVVIKPIFDDMDY; from the coding sequence ATGCTTATTTGCAAACATTGCAATATGAAAAATTTAGAAGTAGCTAAATTTTGTAAAGAATGTGGAAGTAATGAACTATACGATCCACAAGCAAAAGAAAAACTAGAAAAAGAAAGACAAAGACAAGAAGAATTAAAAAGATTAGAAGAAGAAAGAAAAAAGAAAATCGAAGAAGAGATAAAAATAGCCCAAGAAGAAAGAGAAAAGAAACTCAAACAAAGAAAAGAATTCATCATAAAACACAAAAGTAAAATCATAGCTAGTGTGATGATTTTGATTTTGATAGCCTTAGTTAGCGTGTATCAGTATTTTTACGGTGGAAAATATAGCCGAATTTACATAAGCGAACTTGAAAGTAAATGCCACAGCGATGAAGCGAGTTGTAAAATACTCCAAGCTATCTACAAAGAAAAATGTGATAAGGGAGATGGTAAAGCTTGCTTTGCTAATATATTTATGAATGGTGATTTAATAAGAGTTAAAATCGATGGAAAATGGAGTTTTTTAGATAAAAACGGTGAAATTGCGATTGAAAAATTTGATTATGCTCAGAAATTTAGTGAAGGCTTGGCTAGTGTTAGACTAAATGGAAAGTATGGATTTATAGATAAAAATGGAGAATTTGTTATAAAACCTAAATTTGATGGTACTTGGAATTTTAGTGAAGGTTTAGCAATTATCAAATTAAATGAAAAGTATGGATTTATTAATCAAAATGGAAAAGTTATAATAAAACCAGAACTTGATAATACTTCGTATTTTAGTGATGGTTTGGCAATTATCAAATTAAATGAAAAGTATAAAATTATAAATAAAAGTGGAGAAATTGTAGCGGAGCCTAAAATTGATTTTGATAGTATTTGGGAATTTAAAGAGGGTTTAGCAAGAATTGAAATAAATGGAAAATGGGGTTTTATAGACAAAAGTGGGAAAATTGTAATAAAACCTATATTTGATGGTGCTTGGAGTTTTAACAAAGGTTTGGCAAGAATTGAAATAAATAGAAAATACGGTTTTATAAATAAAAGTGGAAAAGTTGTAATAAAACCTATATTTGATGATATGGATTATTAA
- a CDS encoding transformation system, type II secretion system ATPase CtsE has protein sequence MNDTKEIKALNELSLQELALEYKLEILDLNQTLEIEKYLHILPFSLIEQYSIFCFYEDDENIHIASFKPLDENILEKIQNLYRLRTIKIFLCDFTQFKFLLERVKFLICFQNYLDKLELNLKSDENKDEFLLEQFLHLILTYACFLRASDIHLEPLENEVLIRFRIDGELKCIHSLDVSSYQALLMHIKIITLLNVAEQRQAQDGSFSKIILEQKYDFRVSIMPLLFGQSAVLRILKQDEYILKLNRLFIKEENLICLKKHINAAYGLILFCGPTGSGKSTFMHAILNELDQNKKIITLEDPIEYKLKHAQQILLNSKNGFDFHKALRSVLRQDPDVIMVGEIRDEESLNIVLKASLSGHLVLSTLHTNGAIEAIFRMKHMGAKEYLIAYALNLIIAQRLVRKLCECKELSEEKFHFQNQVFEGKFYKAKGCAKCMYSGYKGRLLVAEFLLLDCKLKSMIENNANYENILTYALKKGFLTLGMDALEKIRLGLTSIDELRKISF, from the coding sequence TTGAATGATACAAAAGAAATAAAAGCTTTAAATGAACTTTCTTTGCAAGAATTGGCTTTAGAATATAAATTAGAAATTTTAGATTTGAATCAAACTCTTGAAATAGAAAAATATCTTCATATTTTACCTTTTTCTTTAATAGAACAATATAGCATTTTTTGTTTTTATGAAGATGATGAAAATATTCATATAGCTTCTTTTAAGCCTTTAGATGAGAATATTTTAGAAAAAATACAAAATCTATATCGCTTAAGGACTATTAAAATTTTTCTTTGTGATTTTACACAATTTAAATTTTTACTAGAAAGGGTTAAATTTTTAATTTGCTTTCAAAACTATCTTGATAAATTAGAACTTAATTTAAAAAGTGATGAAAATAAAGATGAGTTCTTATTAGAACAATTTTTGCATTTAATTTTAACTTATGCTTGTTTTTTAAGAGCAAGTGATATTCATTTAGAGCCTTTGGAAAATGAAGTCTTGATAAGATTTAGAATAGATGGAGAGCTAAAATGTATCCATAGTCTTGATGTGAGTTCTTATCAGGCTTTATTAATGCATATAAAAATCATCACCCTACTTAATGTAGCCGAGCAAAGACAAGCTCAAGATGGGAGTTTTTCTAAGATTATTTTAGAACAAAAATATGATTTTAGAGTTTCAATTATGCCTTTGTTATTTGGGCAAAGTGCAGTGCTTAGGATTTTAAAACAAGATGAGTATATTTTAAAACTTAATAGGCTTTTTATTAAAGAAGAAAATTTAATCTGTTTAAAAAAACACATAAATGCAGCCTATGGTTTGATTTTATTTTGTGGGCCAACTGGGAGTGGTAAAAGTACTTTTATGCATGCTATTTTAAACGAGCTTGATCAAAATAAAAAAATCATTACTCTAGAAGATCCCATAGAATACAAGCTTAAACATGCTCAGCAAATTTTGTTAAATTCTAAGAATGGCTTTGACTTTCATAAAGCCTTAAGATCGGTTTTAAGGCAAGATCCTGATGTGATTATGGTGGGAGAAATTAGAGATGAGGAGAGTTTGAATATAGTTTTAAAAGCTTCTTTAAGTGGACATTTGGTTTTGAGTACCTTGCATACTAATGGTGCTATAGAAGCTATTTTTAGAATGAAACATATGGGCGCAAAAGAATATTTAATAGCTTATGCACTTAATTTAATCATAGCCCAACGCTTGGTAAGAAAACTATGTGAATGTAAAGAACTTAGCGAGGAAAAATTTCATTTTCAAAATCAAGTTTTTGAAGGAAAATTCTACAAAGCAAAAGGTTGCGCTAAGTGTATGTATAGTGGATATAAAGGGCGTTTGTTGGTGGCTGAGTTTTTATTGTTAGATTGTAAATTAAAAAGTATGATAGAAAATAATGCAAATTATGAAAATATTTTAACATATGCTTTAAAAAAAGGCTTTTTAACTTTAGGTATGGATGCTTTAGAAAAAATAAGGCTTGGTTTAACAAGTATAGATGAGTTAAGAAAGATTAGTTTTTGA
- the rplM gene encoding 50S ribosomal protein L13 yields the protein MTKITKPNEVKREWIVLDAEGKRFGRLLTEVATILRGKNKPYYTPNVDCGDYVIIINASKAVFTGANKAEDKLYHRHSGYFGSVKSEKFGDLLEKNPVKLYKLAVRGMLPKTNLGRAMLRKLKIYAGSEHPHTAQIANKGK from the coding sequence ATGACAAAGATAACAAAGCCAAACGAAGTAAAACGCGAATGGATCGTTTTAGACGCTGAAGGAAAGCGTTTTGGTCGTCTTTTAACAGAAGTAGCGACTATTTTAAGAGGTAAAAATAAACCTTACTATACTCCAAATGTTGATTGTGGAGATTATGTAATCATTATCAATGCTTCTAAAGCAGTTTTCACAGGTGCAAATAAAGCAGAAGATAAACTATACCACAGACATTCAGGGTATTTTGGAAGCGTTAAAAGCGAAAAATTTGGTGATTTATTAGAAAAAAATCCAGTTAAATTATATAAATTAGCAGTTCGTGGTATGCTACCTAAAACAAACCTAGGTAGAGCTATGCTTAGAAAACTAAAAATTTATGCAGGTAGCGAACATCCTCATACTGCTCAAATTGCTAATAAAGGAAAATAA
- the mshL gene encoding pilus (MSHA type) biogenesis protein MshL, which translates to MKKIIFLFISILTFTNVFASQCHQRFFDISVENKTSLIEILNELGRECGFSIIIKDSLARERLNYTQNYLHIRKMSLREIFKLLLMENNLAYEYEKNILKIYGRQVKTFKVHYISSIREGQSITKASVDSRPKQGDYDSAKEADNLVISTDKFNFWEKISEEIQALLDENTTKPIINTNAGIITLNATLYELARVEKYLKDLNKRLKKQVLIDVSIVAVHLNKSHSSGINWQELAFKLNGDDNDFIINKSGVKNINLKANVEIKAILNLLQENGKTTVLSNPKLMALNNQQAIISIGDTINYQVKESSKGTENGTTISETYNNYSIFVGILLNILPEISDDHKIMLRINPSLSDFKYSVDNHRQNKPRNIAPDTIQKKLSTVVEVDDGQTLILGGLISKNTISNHNEVSALSKIPIFGALFQGKQNLEDTSEIVFIIKPSLIKADKKILSLKDLGFMHEDDMF; encoded by the coding sequence ATGAAAAAAATAATATTTTTGTTCATTAGTATTTTAACTTTTACAAATGTTTTTGCCTCACAATGTCATCAACGCTTTTTTGATATTAGTGTAGAAAATAAAACTTCTTTGATTGAAATTTTAAATGAACTTGGTAGAGAATGTGGTTTTAGTATTATAATAAAAGATTCACTAGCTAGAGAAAGGTTAAATTATACTCAAAATTATTTACACATAAGAAAAATGTCTTTAAGGGAAATTTTTAAACTTTTATTGATGGAAAATAATCTTGCTTATGAGTATGAAAAAAATATTTTAAAAATTTATGGAAGACAAGTTAAAACTTTTAAAGTTCATTATATAAGCTCTATTAGAGAAGGGCAGAGTATTACTAAAGCTTCGGTGGACTCAAGACCTAAACAAGGTGATTATGATAGTGCTAAAGAGGCGGATAATTTAGTTATTAGTACGGATAAATTTAATTTTTGGGAAAAAATTTCAGAAGAAATTCAAGCTTTATTAGATGAAAATACAACCAAACCTATTATCAATACTAACGCAGGGATTATTACTTTAAATGCTACTTTGTATGAGCTTGCAAGAGTTGAAAAATATCTAAAAGATTTAAATAAAAGACTTAAAAAGCAAGTTTTAATTGATGTAAGCATAGTTGCAGTACATTTAAATAAAAGCCATTCAAGCGGGATTAACTGGCAAGAGCTTGCTTTTAAACTTAATGGAGATGATAATGATTTTATAATCAATAAAAGTGGTGTTAAAAATATTAATCTTAAAGCTAATGTTGAAATTAAGGCTATTTTAAATTTATTACAAGAAAATGGTAAAACCACTGTACTTTCTAATCCAAAACTTATGGCGCTTAATAATCAACAAGCTATTATCTCTATTGGCGATACGATTAATTATCAAGTAAAAGAAAGCTCTAAGGGTACTGAGAATGGTACGACCATTAGTGAAACTTATAATAATTATTCTATTTTTGTAGGAATTTTACTAAATATTTTGCCAGAAATTTCAGATGATCATAAAATTATGCTTAGAATTAATCCTAGTTTGAGTGATTTTAAATATAGCGTTGATAATCATCGTCAAAATAAGCCAAGAAATATTGCACCTGATACTATACAAAAAAAGCTTTCAACTGTTGTTGAAGTTGATGATGGACAAACTTTGATTTTGGGTGGATTAATTAGTAAAAATACGATTAGCAATCATAACGAGGTAAGTGCTTTATCTAAAATTCCAATTTTTGGTGCTTTGTTTCAAGGAAAACAAAATTTAGAAGATACTAGTGAAATAGTGTTTATTATCAAACCAAGTTTGATAAAAGCAGATAAAAAAATACTTAGCTTGAAAGATTTGGGATTTATGCATGAAGATGATATGTTTTAG